Proteins encoded together in one Bacteroides zoogleoformans window:
- a CDS encoding putative transporter, with product MDLLRNLFEGYPDLWGGGVAHSVLILALVIAFGIMLGKVKVAGISLGVTWILFVGIVFGHFNLNLDEHLLHFLKEFGLILFVYSIGLQVGPGFFSAFKKGGLTLNMLAMLAVFVSVLIAVLLHILTDIPITTMVGILSGAVTNTPGLGAAQQANSDLSGADAPEIALGYAVAYPLGVIGCILSLLALKFLFRVDAGREEKEAECGLGQQQELTVSPVSVEIRNEAIEGKKIKEAKPLLNRAFVISRIRHCGGDGEAELASADTVLHVGDEILFIADPKDVEAIIAFLGRRITVEWEKVDKKLISRRFLITKPELNGKSLAQLKIRKNFGASITRVNRSGVDLVAAPHLQLQMGDRVTVVGSELAMGHAEKVLGNSLKRLNHPNLIPIFLGIALGCILGSISFMFPGIPQPVKLGLAGGPLIVSILISRFGPRYKLITYTTMSANLMIREIGISLFLACVGLGAGKGFVDTIIHEGGYVWIAYGAIITVLPLLIAGVVGRYLWKLNYFTLIGVLSGANTNPPALAYSSELTSCDAPAVGYATVYPLTMFLRVLTAQMLILVLG from the coding sequence ATGGATTTATTAAGAAACCTTTTTGAGGGTTATCCCGATCTTTGGGGAGGTGGAGTGGCTCACTCCGTTCTTATTCTGGCACTCGTCATCGCTTTCGGCATTATGTTGGGAAAGGTGAAGGTGGCGGGCATTTCGTTGGGTGTCACTTGGATATTGTTTGTGGGTATCGTTTTCGGGCACTTCAACTTGAATCTGGACGAACATCTGCTGCACTTCCTGAAGGAGTTCGGACTGATTCTCTTTGTATATTCCATCGGCCTGCAAGTAGGCCCCGGTTTTTTCTCTGCTTTCAAAAAAGGCGGGCTTACGCTGAATATGCTGGCCATGCTGGCTGTTTTCGTCAGCGTACTGATTGCCGTCCTGCTTCATATACTTACAGATATACCCATTACCACAATGGTAGGTATCTTGTCCGGGGCAGTGACGAACACTCCGGGGCTGGGTGCCGCCCAGCAAGCCAACAGTGACTTGAGCGGAGCAGACGCGCCTGAAATAGCTTTGGGCTATGCCGTGGCCTATCCGTTGGGCGTCATCGGCTGCATTCTGTCACTGCTGGCACTGAAGTTTCTGTTCCGTGTAGATGCGGGCAGGGAAGAGAAGGAAGCCGAATGCGGATTGGGGCAGCAGCAGGAGCTGACGGTCAGCCCCGTCTCTGTGGAGATACGCAATGAAGCCATAGAAGGCAAGAAGATAAAAGAGGCGAAGCCGTTGCTGAACCGCGCGTTTGTCATCTCGCGCATACGCCATTGCGGAGGCGACGGAGAAGCGGAGCTGGCAAGTGCCGACACGGTGCTGCATGTAGGAGACGAGATTCTCTTCATTGCCGACCCCAAGGACGTGGAGGCTATCATCGCCTTTCTGGGCAGAAGAATCACGGTGGAGTGGGAGAAGGTGGACAAGAAGCTGATATCCCGCCGTTTTCTTATCACCAAACCCGAGCTGAACGGTAAGTCGCTGGCGCAACTGAAGATACGCAAGAATTTCGGAGCGAGCATCACGCGCGTGAACCGTTCGGGCGTCGATTTGGTGGCGGCCCCGCACCTGCAATTGCAGATGGGTGACCGGGTGACGGTTGTGGGCAGCGAACTTGCGATGGGGCATGCCGAGAAGGTGCTGGGCAACTCGTTGAAGCGGCTGAACCATCCCAATCTCATTCCCATCTTTCTGGGCATTGCCTTGGGCTGTATATTGGGAAGCATTTCTTTCATGTTTCCCGGCATTCCGCAACCCGTGAAGCTGGGACTGGCGGGAGGACCGCTCATCGTCTCCATTCTTATCAGCCGTTTCGGGCCGCGCTACAAGCTGATAACTTATACCACGATGAGCGCCAATCTGATGATACGCGAAATCGGGATTTCTCTCTTTCTGGCTTGTGTGGGACTCGGGGCAGGAAAAGGTTTTGTAGATACCATCATTCATGAAGGCGGTTATGTGTGGATTGCTTATGGCGCCATCATCACGGTGTTGCCTTTGCTCATTGCCGGCGTGGTGGGACGTTATTTATGGAAGCTGAATTATTTCACGCTCATCGGTGTGCTTTCCGGTGCGAACACCAATCCGCCGGCATTGGCCTATTCTTCGGAACTGACCTCTTGCGACGCTCCTGCCGTAGGCTATGCCACGGTTTATCCGTTGACCATGTTTCTGCGGGTGCTCACGGCTCAGATGCTGATACTGGTGTTGGGGTGA
- a CDS encoding cobyric acid synthase has product MEKLHPIMFAGTGSDVGKSIIAAAFCRIFKQDGYRPAPFKAQNMALNSYATPEGLEIGRAQAVQAEAAGIPCHTDMNPLLLKPQSDHTSQVVLNGRPIGNRNAYDYFRKEGREELRAEVCAAYDRLATRHNPVVLEGAGSISEINLRDTDLVNLPMALHAGADVILVGDIDRGGVFAAVYGSLMLLRPHERRCVKGILINKFRGDIRLFESGIKMLEELCGIPVIGVVPYYKDIYIEEEDSVALASKSVRAEQGKVNVAVILLRHLSNFTDFNVLERDPRVHLFYTNNVDELAKADIILLPGSKSTLDDLYELRRNGVAAAIIRAHREGASVMGICGGYQMMGQEVLDPEHVEGEIERLPGLGLLPVSTRMTGEKVTRQIRFKVNGKQRRDSGNRHTEDVFPLSGYEIHMGETLPVEGAWASPLNLLEDGTSDGYFDDDTCMGTYVHGILDNPEFIDFLLHRFAGKLSATARTFDYPKFKEEQYDKLADHVRRHVNMPLVYKILTENHD; this is encoded by the coding sequence ATGGAGAAACTTCATCCGATCATGTTTGCCGGAACCGGTAGTGATGTGGGAAAAAGTATCATAGCTGCCGCCTTTTGCCGCATCTTTAAGCAAGACGGCTATCGACCGGCACCGTTCAAGGCACAGAACATGGCTCTGAATTCCTATGCAACGCCCGAGGGATTGGAAATAGGAAGGGCACAAGCCGTACAAGCCGAAGCCGCCGGCATACCTTGTCACACGGACATGAATCCATTGTTGCTGAAACCGCAGTCGGACCATACATCGCAAGTGGTACTCAACGGCCGTCCCATAGGTAATCGCAATGCTTACGACTATTTCCGCAAAGAAGGGCGCGAAGAACTTCGTGCTGAAGTATGTGCCGCCTACGACCGTCTTGCCACCCGCCACAATCCCGTGGTGCTGGAAGGTGCGGGCAGTATCTCCGAAATCAATCTTCGGGACACGGATCTTGTGAACCTTCCCATGGCCCTACATGCCGGGGCCGATGTGATTCTTGTGGGCGATATCGACCGAGGCGGCGTCTTTGCCGCTGTCTATGGCTCACTGATGCTGCTCCGTCCGCACGAACGCCGATGTGTCAAAGGCATTCTGATTAATAAATTCCGCGGAGACATTCGTTTGTTCGAGTCGGGCATAAAGATGTTGGAAGAGCTTTGCGGTATTCCCGTCATAGGCGTGGTTCCCTACTACAAAGATATCTATATTGAAGAAGAAGACAGTGTGGCGTTGGCTTCCAAGTCGGTACGCGCCGAACAAGGGAAAGTGAACGTGGCCGTAATCCTGCTCCGGCACCTCAGCAACTTTACCGACTTCAATGTGCTCGAACGCGACCCACGTGTCCACTTGTTCTATACCAATAATGTGGATGAATTGGCCAAGGCCGATATCATTCTTCTGCCGGGCAGCAAGAGCACGCTCGACGACCTCTATGAGTTGCGCCGCAACGGTGTGGCTGCCGCCATCATCCGCGCCCATCGCGAAGGAGCCTCTGTGATGGGAATATGCGGCGGTTATCAGATGATGGGCCAAGAGGTGCTCGACCCTGAGCATGTGGAAGGTGAAATAGAACGCCTGCCGGGTTTGGGACTGCTGCCTGTAAGTACCCGCATGACGGGAGAGAAAGTGACGAGACAAATACGGTTCAAAGTAAATGGAAAGCAAAGGCGGGATAGTGGCAACCGGCATACGGAGGACGTTTTCCCTCTGTCGGGATATGAGATTCACATGGGAGAAACCCTCCCTGTCGAAGGGGCCTGGGCCTCTCCTCTGAACCTGCTGGAAGACGGCACTTCCGATGGATATTTTGACGATGACACCTGCATGGGTACATACGTCCACGGCATCCTCGACAACCCGGAATTTATCGACTTTCTGCTCCACCGCTTTGCCGGTAAACTCTCCGCCACCGCCCGGACATTCGATTACCCGAAGTTCAAAGAAGAACAATACGACAAGCTGGCCGACCACGTGCGCCGCCACGTCAATATGCCACTTGTCTATAAAATACTGACAGAAAACCATGATTGA
- a CDS encoding class I SAM-dependent rRNA methyltransferase — protein sequence MYKVYLKPGKEESLKRFHPWVFSGAIAHLDGEPEEGETVEIYTSRKEFIAKGHFQIGSIAVRVLTFQQNEAIDIDFWKRKLGIAYDMRRSIGVAESATNNTYRLVHGEGDNLPGLVIDIYARTAVMQAHSAGMHLDRMVIADALAQVMADKIDNVYYKSETTLPFKADLYPENGFLKGGSTDNIAMEYGLKFHIDWLKGQKTGFFIDQRENRALLERYAPGRSVLNMFCYTGGFSVYAMRGNAQLVHSVDSSAKAIDLTNRNIELNFPGDNRHAAYAEDAFKYLDRMGDQYDLIILDPPAFAKHRDALRNALQGYRKLNVKAFEKIKPGGILFTFSCSQAVSKENFRTAVFTAAAMSGRSVRILHQLTQPADHPISIYHPEGEYLKGLALYVE from the coding sequence ATGTATAAAGTATATCTCAAACCCGGTAAAGAAGAATCATTGAAGCGTTTTCATCCTTGGGTATTTTCCGGTGCCATCGCACATCTCGACGGAGAGCCGGAAGAAGGAGAAACAGTGGAGATTTACACCTCTCGAAAGGAATTCATTGCCAAAGGACATTTCCAAATCGGCAGCATCGCTGTGCGCGTTCTCACATTTCAGCAGAACGAAGCAATCGATATCGACTTCTGGAAACGCAAACTCGGCATAGCCTATGACATGCGACGCAGCATCGGTGTCGCCGAAAGCGCCACAAACAACACCTACCGCCTTGTGCACGGAGAAGGCGACAACCTTCCGGGTCTTGTCATCGATATATATGCCCGTACAGCGGTCATGCAAGCACATTCTGCCGGAATGCACCTCGACCGTATGGTCATTGCCGACGCATTGGCTCAAGTGATGGCCGATAAAATAGACAACGTCTATTATAAATCGGAAACGACCCTCCCTTTCAAAGCCGACCTTTACCCCGAAAACGGTTTCCTGAAGGGCGGAAGTACCGATAACATTGCCATGGAGTATGGATTGAAGTTTCATATAGACTGGCTGAAAGGACAGAAGACCGGTTTCTTCATCGACCAGCGCGAGAATCGTGCTCTGCTGGAACGCTATGCTCCGGGACGCAGTGTATTGAACATGTTCTGCTACACCGGCGGATTCTCCGTCTATGCCATGCGGGGTAATGCCCAGTTAGTGCATTCAGTGGATAGTTCGGCCAAAGCCATTGATTTGACAAACAGGAACATTGAACTAAACTTCCCGGGCGATAACCGCCATGCCGCCTATGCCGAAGATGCATTCAAGTATCTGGACCGCATGGGCGACCAATATGACCTCATCATCCTCGACCCGCCGGCCTTTGCCAAACACCGCGACGCCCTGCGCAACGCCTTGCAAGGCTACCGCAAACTGAACGTCAAGGCCTTCGAGAAAATCAAGCCGGGCGGCATTCTTTTCACGTTTTCTTGTTCGCAAGCCGTCAGCAAGGAAAACTTCCGCACGGCCGTGTTTACTGCCGCCGCCATGTCGGGACGCAGTGTGCGCATCCTCCATCAATTGACACAGCCCGCCGATCACCCGATAAGCATTTATCATCCCGAAGGAGAATACCTGAAAGGGTTGGCGCTTTATGTAGAATAA
- a CDS encoding threonine-phosphate decarboxylase, which yields MIEGHGDDSYKYSRPITVNFSSNIYGKADLSALKAHLCDCIRGIDARLPADCLSSYPEPEPYTLEARLAARHNLPADSVCVTNGATEAIYLIAQTFRGTHTAVLQPTFSEYADACRMHVHRVVSLYQLPAGKERYRLPEKVRMLWLCNPNNPTGSVVEKERLVKLVEQNPQVCFIIDQSYEHFTLKSLFSPAEAMVWPNVLLLHSMTKRYAVPGLRLGYVTGASNLLHRLRTHRMPWSVNRIAIEAGLYLSEHDIDNFPDITSYLQETARLHAALEDVGGLEVWPTETHFMLIRLRSGKACALKDYLAGEHGILIRDASNFEGLDECFFRIATQTREENDLLVKAIRLWFEKT from the coding sequence ATGATTGAAGGACACGGAGACGATTCATACAAATACAGCCGCCCGATAACGGTCAATTTCAGTTCGAACATATATGGCAAAGCAGACTTGTCGGCTTTGAAAGCCCATTTGTGCGATTGCATCCGTGGCATCGATGCGCGGCTACCTGCCGATTGCCTTTCTTCCTATCCCGAACCGGAACCTTATACCCTCGAAGCACGTCTTGCCGCCCGTCACAACCTTCCTGCCGATAGCGTATGCGTCACAAACGGCGCCACTGAAGCCATCTATCTCATTGCCCAAACCTTCAGAGGGACACATACCGCCGTCTTGCAGCCCACTTTCAGTGAATATGCCGATGCCTGCCGCATGCACGTCCACCGGGTGGTATCGCTCTATCAACTCCCGGCCGGAAAAGAAAGATATCGCTTGCCTGAAAAAGTACGTATGTTATGGCTCTGCAATCCCAATAATCCCACAGGAAGTGTGGTTGAAAAAGAGCGTTTGGTGAAACTCGTCGAGCAGAATCCCCAAGTATGTTTCATCATCGATCAGTCCTACGAGCACTTCACCCTGAAGTCTCTCTTCTCCCCGGCAGAGGCGATGGTCTGGCCCAATGTGTTGCTACTGCATTCCATGACCAAACGCTACGCCGTGCCCGGCTTGCGTCTGGGCTATGTCACCGGAGCCTCCAATCTGCTGCACCGTCTGCGCACCCACCGCATGCCTTGGTCGGTAAACAGGATTGCCATCGAAGCGGGACTGTATTTGTCGGAACACGATATAGATAACTTTCCGGATATCACATCCTACTTGCAGGAAACCGCCCGCCTGCACGCCGCTCTCGAAGACGTCGGCGGGCTGGAAGTGTGGCCCACGGAAACCCATTTCATGCTGATACGTCTCCGTTCCGGTAAAGCTTGCGCTTTAAAAGATTATCTTGCCGGAGAGCACGGCATTTTGATTCGCGACGCTTCCAACTTTGAGGGATTGGACGAATGCTTCTTCCGCATAGCCACGCAAACACGTGAGGAGAACGACCTGCTGGTAAAGGCCATAAGACTTTGGTTTGAGAAGACGTGA
- a CDS encoding 3'-5' exonuclease — protein MVIHRTINKELLKELPKVLFAGQIHVVQTPWEAEKAVSYLKTCPLLGIDSETRPSFNKGQSYKVALLQIASEDHCFLFRLNLTGLTLPVITLLENPSITKIGLSLKDDFMMLHKRAPFEPRSVIELQEFVRPFGIQDKSLQKIYAILFGEKISKSQRLSNWEAETLTQPQQLYAATDAWACLNIYNKLQELRQSGDFVIATEEVE, from the coding sequence ATGGTTATACATAGAACAATCAATAAAGAGTTGCTGAAGGAATTGCCTAAAGTTCTTTTCGCGGGACAGATACATGTAGTGCAAACTCCTTGGGAAGCCGAAAAGGCGGTAAGCTATCTGAAGACCTGCCCGCTATTGGGCATTGATAGCGAGACTCGTCCGTCATTCAACAAAGGGCAGTCCTACAAAGTCGCACTGCTGCAAATAGCTTCGGAAGACCATTGTTTCCTCTTTCGCTTGAACCTCACCGGACTGACGTTGCCCGTCATCACATTGCTGGAGAACCCCTCCATCACCAAAATAGGACTTTCGCTGAAAGATGATTTCATGATGCTGCACAAACGTGCTCCGTTCGAACCGCGTTCCGTCATCGAACTACAGGAGTTTGTCCGCCCCTTCGGCATTCAAGACAAAAGTCTGCAAAAGATCTACGCTATTCTTTTCGGAGAGAAGATTTCCAAGAGCCAACGTCTATCCAATTGGGAAGCCGAAACCTTGACGCAACCCCAACAGCTATATGCCGCCACCGACGCCTGGGCATGCCTCAACATCTACAACAAACTGCAAGAGCTAAGGCAAAGCGGAGATTTTGTGATCGCTACAGAAGAAGTAGAATAA
- a CDS encoding TonB-dependent receptor, protein MRITAYLSLIFIMLLPACITAQNKVTLSGKVTDRNGSPIAQAAIAVEGTTYGTYSDDSGRYSLQVAAGRHTFVASFLGYHAVKQSLDIRQDKKLNFTLQENAVALNAVEVYGKTRTQKIKEGAFTVSALDVKPMVNSLNNLNNLVNRTTGIKVREEGGVGSDFDLSINGMSGNSIRYFLDGMPLDAKGSGVSLANLPVNIIDRIEIYKGVVPAFLGADALGGAIHIITRQEKKHFLDASYSVGSFHTHRADLNAQIAEPKTGLIIRPTAGVNYSKNDYRMKDVEMRDESGDNFIIGNPKRFHDAYFSLWGQIEAGVTGKKWADELFVSASYSRTDKELQTGSVQSKVYGMAERKSDAWNVAARYRKRHFILKDMQLSASFSHTRDHSLTIDTAYRKYYWDGGYIVSQRNEIMGRQPSMRHYKRPLTIMRTNLDYRLNDRHNLNLNYHLSRIGNDRYDEIDEEFTPSNDAVTKHIIALSYNQLLLDGKMNNVFFLKDYINHPNIRQTDRPGVTGSRNVQGSTTRNYAGYGAGARYTVAEPLSVKASYEHSVRLPVARELLGNGTTIYANVALKPESSDNLNVSLFGTWHPYAGHTVYYEAAAFLRNVDNYIQTTVAEKEGTMQYTNVPAVHIKGLEGEVRYDWQSKLRLAANISYQDARDQQKLKSDGKPSATYNNRVPNRPWLFGGAEASYTFGNPVLPGGKLRLNCSYQWVHWYFLTWEAYGSYENKARIPTQHICNADITCSWNHGRYNIALECSNFLNRTVYDNYKLQKPGRAFMAKFRLFIE, encoded by the coding sequence ATGAGAATAACCGCCTATCTGTCATTGATATTCATCATGCTGCTGCCTGCCTGTATTACGGCGCAGAATAAAGTCACTCTATCCGGGAAAGTCACCGACCGGAACGGAAGTCCCATCGCTCAGGCTGCCATTGCCGTAGAGGGCACAACGTATGGGACGTATTCCGATGACTCCGGCAGATATTCGCTGCAAGTGGCTGCGGGCAGACACACCTTCGTGGCCTCCTTTTTGGGCTATCACGCCGTGAAGCAGTCTCTTGACATCCGGCAGGACAAAAAGCTTAATTTCACATTGCAGGAAAATGCCGTGGCGCTGAATGCCGTAGAAGTCTATGGCAAAACCCGGACGCAGAAAATCAAGGAAGGCGCTTTCACCGTCAGTGCCCTCGACGTAAAGCCGATGGTAAATTCGTTGAATAACCTTAATAATCTGGTGAACCGCACAACCGGCATCAAGGTCAGAGAGGAAGGCGGGGTCGGCTCTGACTTCGATCTCTCCATCAACGGGATGTCCGGCAACTCCATCCGCTATTTTCTGGACGGAATGCCGCTGGATGCCAAAGGAAGCGGCGTTTCATTGGCAAATCTGCCGGTCAATATCATAGACAGGATTGAAATATACAAAGGCGTGGTTCCGGCATTTCTGGGAGCCGATGCACTGGGAGGCGCCATTCATATCATTACGAGGCAGGAAAAGAAACATTTTCTGGATGCTTCTTACAGCGTCGGCTCTTTCCACACCCACCGCGCCGACCTCAACGCGCAAATCGCAGAACCCAAGACAGGGCTTATCATCAGGCCTACCGCAGGTGTGAACTATTCGAAGAACGACTATCGGATGAAAGACGTAGAGATGCGCGACGAAAGCGGAGATAACTTCATCATCGGCAATCCCAAACGCTTCCACGATGCCTACTTCTCGCTGTGGGGGCAGATAGAGGCCGGAGTAACCGGAAAAAAATGGGCGGACGAGCTCTTCGTCTCAGCTTCTTATTCCCGGACAGACAAGGAATTGCAGACAGGCTCCGTACAGAGTAAGGTGTATGGAATGGCCGAAAGGAAGTCGGACGCATGGAACGTGGCGGCACGCTATCGCAAACGGCATTTCATTCTGAAAGACATGCAGTTGAGCGCCTCCTTCTCTCATACCCGGGATCATTCCCTGACCATCGACACTGCCTACCGCAAGTATTACTGGGATGGCGGCTACATTGTGAGCCAGCGCAACGAGATTATGGGCAGACAACCTTCCATGCGCCACTACAAAAGGCCGCTGACCATCATGCGCACCAACCTCGACTATCGGCTGAACGACCGCCATAACCTCAACCTGAACTATCACTTGAGCCGCATCGGAAACGACCGGTACGATGAGATCGACGAAGAGTTCACGCCTTCGAACGACGCCGTGACCAAACACATCATAGCCCTTTCCTACAACCAATTGCTGCTTGATGGGAAGATGAACAACGTGTTCTTTCTAAAAGATTACATCAACCACCCGAACATCCGACAGACCGACCGGCCCGGTGTCACAGGTTCCCGAAATGTGCAAGGCTCCACCACCCGCAACTATGCAGGTTACGGCGCCGGAGCAAGATATACCGTGGCCGAACCTTTGTCCGTCAAAGCATCCTACGAGCACAGCGTAAGGTTGCCGGTGGCCCGCGAACTGCTCGGCAACGGTACCACCATCTATGCCAACGTGGCCCTGAAACCGGAAAGCAGCGACAACCTCAACGTCTCACTGTTCGGCACATGGCACCCCTATGCCGGACATACGGTTTATTACGAAGCCGCCGCCTTTCTGCGAAACGTGGACAATTATATCCAAACCACCGTAGCCGAAAAAGAGGGAACCATGCAATACACCAACGTGCCAGCAGTACATATCAAAGGCCTGGAAGGAGAAGTGCGTTATGACTGGCAGTCCAAGCTCAGGCTTGCCGCCAATATCAGCTATCAGGACGCACGCGACCAACAGAAGCTTAAAAGCGACGGAAAGCCCTCGGCCACCTACAACAACCGTGTGCCCAACCGCCCGTGGCTGTTCGGCGGTGCCGAAGCCTCTTATACTTTCGGCAATCCGGTGTTGCCCGGCGGCAAATTGCGCCTGAACTGCTCCTATCAGTGGGTGCACTGGTATTTCCTTACATGGGAAGCCTACGGAAGCTATGAAAACAAAGCCCGTATCCCCACCCAGCACATCTGTAACGCCGACATCACCTGCTCCTGGAATCACGGGCGCTACAACATCGCCCTGGAGTGCAGCAATTTCCTGAACCGGACAGTCTATGACAACTATAAACTGCAAAAGCCCGGACGGGCCTTTATGGCCAAGTTCAGGCTCTTCATCGAATGA
- the cbiB gene encoding adenosylcobinamide-phosphate synthase CbiB, producing MMEESLIFLAIAFNQNLPLLTAWLLDRLFGDPLRLPHPVVGFGKAISFFEHRLNQGSHRRLKGALVSVFLVAGVYLTTFFLLRQAAFFSSGLLLSLQILLIFYSLAGTTLIREVRMVFKAIDSSSEEGRKQVARIVGRDTSRLSAQEVRTAALETLAENLSDGVMAPLFWYLLLGVPGMLAYKMVNTLDSMIGYQNERYHRFGCFAARMDDVANYIPARLTAFLMVLVAGRPSLLLFVARYGKQHASPNSGYPEAALAGILDCRFGGPHDYFGEEVWKPYIGTNPRTLTTEDMQLAVRINRRAESLMILLVILSATLLYL from the coding sequence ATGATGGAAGAATCACTTATATTTTTAGCCATTGCCTTCAACCAGAATTTGCCATTACTCACGGCGTGGTTGCTCGACCGCTTGTTTGGCGACCCACTCCGGCTTCCACATCCCGTAGTGGGCTTCGGCAAAGCCATATCCTTCTTCGAACATCGCCTGAACCAAGGTTCACATCGCCGCTTGAAAGGGGCCCTCGTCAGCGTCTTTCTCGTGGCCGGTGTCTATCTGACCACATTCTTCCTGCTGCGACAAGCGGCCTTTTTTTCTTCGGGTTTGCTCCTGAGTTTGCAGATTCTCCTGATATTCTATTCTTTGGCCGGCACTACCCTGATTCGTGAGGTTCGCATGGTGTTCAAAGCAATAGACAGCTCTTCGGAGGAAGGAAGGAAACAAGTGGCACGCATTGTGGGGCGCGACACTTCCCGGCTCTCGGCGCAAGAAGTGCGCACAGCCGCCCTCGAAACACTTGCCGAAAACCTCAGCGACGGGGTAATGGCTCCTCTGTTCTGGTATCTGTTGCTGGGCGTTCCCGGCATGCTCGCTTATAAAATGGTGAATACATTGGACTCCATGATAGGCTATCAGAATGAACGTTACCACCGCTTCGGCTGTTTTGCCGCCCGTATGGACGATGTAGCCAACTACATTCCCGCCCGTCTGACCGCCTTTCTGATGGTGCTTGTCGCCGGACGACCTTCTTTGCTCCTCTTCGTCGCCCGATATGGCAAGCAGCATGCCAGTCCCAACTCCGGCTATCCGGAAGCCGCCCTCGCCGGTATTCTGGACTGCCGCTTCGGAGGTCCTCACGACTATTTCGGCGAAGAGGTGTGGAAACCTTACATCGGAACCAATCCCCGGACGCTGACAACAGAAGATATGCAATTGGCCGTACGCATCAATCGTCGTGCCGAGTCTTTGATGATTCTGCTTGTCATCCTGTCCGCCACACTGCTATACTTGTGA
- a CDS encoding response regulator transcription factor produces MNNNSSLKIVVAETSIIIRSGLTAVLKRISNLNVHPIEISSPESLQNYIHMHSADIVIINPTFGGWFDLASFKAEHGKSRVKYIAMVCSVIDNNTLKEYDENFAICDDIDIISSKINRLLHTEEEEKDNEQETLSQREKEIITCVVKGMTNKAIADKLYLSIHTVITHRRNIARKLQIHSPAGLTIYAIVNKLVELSDIKDTL; encoded by the coding sequence ATGAACAATAACTCCTCTTTGAAGATTGTTGTCGCAGAAACCTCAATCATCATCCGAAGTGGTCTTACGGCTGTACTGAAACGGATTTCCAACCTGAATGTGCACCCTATCGAAATATCTTCACCGGAATCATTGCAAAACTACATTCACATGCATTCGGCCGATATCGTAATCATTAACCCCACGTTCGGCGGCTGGTTTGACTTAGCTTCTTTCAAAGCAGAACACGGAAAAAGCAGAGTCAAATACATCGCCATGGTATGTTCCGTCATAGACAACAACACGCTGAAAGAATATGACGAAAATTTTGCCATCTGCGATGATATTGACATCATCTCCTCCAAAATCAATCGACTGCTGCACACAGAAGAAGAGGAGAAAGACAACGAACAAGAAACCCTCAGCCAACGTGAAAAGGAAATCATAACTTGCGTTGTGAAAGGCATGACCAATAAAGCCATTGCCGACAAGCTGTATCTTTCCATCCACACCGTCATTACCCACCGCCGGAACATAGCGCGCAAGCTACAGATTCACTCTCCGGCCGGACTTACGATTTATGCCATCGTGAACAAGCTGGTAGAACTAAGCGACATAAAAGATACATTATAA
- a CDS encoding DUF5063 domain-containing protein, with translation MKKESQVIFDRNVVEFVTVAAEFCKFLEQAEGVKPAAFIDTSLKILPLLYLKASLLPHCKPIGDETPETFVTEETYEVLRMNIANLLAGKDDYLEVFVSDMKYSDQPIARYISEDLADIYQDIKDFIFVFQLGLNETMNDSLAICQENFRLYWGQKLVNTLRALHSVRYTLDENEEEADEKME, from the coding sequence ATGAAAAAAGAAAGCCAAGTGATATTCGACCGCAATGTCGTAGAGTTTGTTACAGTAGCCGCCGAGTTCTGCAAATTTCTGGAACAGGCAGAAGGGGTAAAACCCGCCGCTTTCATCGACACGTCCCTGAAAATTCTTCCATTGCTCTACCTCAAAGCCTCCTTGTTGCCCCACTGCAAACCCATAGGAGATGAAACGCCGGAGACATTCGTCACCGAAGAAACTTACGAAGTACTCCGCATGAACATAGCCAACCTCCTCGCCGGAAAAGACGATTATCTGGAGGTATTCGTTTCTGACATGAAGTACAGCGATCAACCCATCGCCAGATACATATCCGAAGACTTGGCCGATATCTATCAAGACATCAAGGATTTCATTTTCGTTTTCCAACTGGGACTGAACGAGACCATGAATGATTCTCTCGCCATCTGTCAGGAAAATTTCCGTTTGTATTGGGGACAAAAGCTGGTCAATACGCTGCGAGCCCTGCATAGCGTGAGATATACATTAGACGAAAACGAGGAAGAGGCAGACGAAAAGATGGAATAA